GCCCGACGCGCCGGGCGAGGAAGTGCTTAATCTCATTGAAGACCGAGGGTTTGACTGTCGCGTGGCGATGGTCACCGGTGTCGAACCCGATTTCGACATCGTCGACATGGGGTTCGACCTCTATATCGTCAAGCCGGTGACGCGATCCGAACTGCTCGAAGCCGTCGAAACGCTGTTCGTCCGCTCGGAGTACGGCGGTCTCCTCCGGGAAGCCGCGTCGCTGGCTTCGAAGCGCGCGCTGCTTGAATCCGAAAAATCGGATGGTGAACTCGACGCCAGCGAGGAGTATGGGACGCTGTTGGGTCGGATGAGCGAACTTGACGACGAACTGCTTGATCTGGCGGGCTCGCTGTCTTCGGATGATTATCGCGTGATGTTCCGCGACCTCGGTAACGCCTAGGGCTCTCAGCGGTCGACCAGTCGTTCCACACCCACCACCGCTTCTGCAGTCTCAGTCCGCTGATCCACCGAGCTGTGCACCAACCAGTTCGTTCGCATGGTCGATGAACTCGACCTGTGTTCCGGTCGGGATCGTCGCGCCTGCGGCGACGTCGTGGCCGCCGCCGTCGCCACCGACCGCGCGGGAGGCCTCGCGCATGACCTCCGAGAGATCCAGCCCGTTGCGGATCAGTTGGTGACTGCCACGGGACGACACCTTGATTTCGGTGTCGGATTTCTCCGCGAAGGCGATGATCGGCAGATCACGTCGCACGCCGGGCGCGCCGACGGCCATCCCGGCGACGATGCCGACGATGGTTTCACGGATTTCGTCCCCAGCGTCGAACCACTGGAGATGGTCCTCGGCAGAGATTCCTTCGGTTTTGACCCATTCCAATCCTTCAGAAAGGTTTCGTCGGTGGTTTCTGAGCAGGTGGCGAGCGCGATCCAGCGCCTCGTCGCGGTCGCCCAGACAGACCGCGAGGCCGACATCGGCCCGTTCGTAGCGGGCGGTGGCGTTCAACAGCGTCGAAAACTCGCTGACGTCCCGAAGTTCGGTCCCCGGCTCCTCGCGGCTGAGTTGGTAGCTCGTGCCGATCAAATCGTTGATCCGCCCCGAGGGGACCCCACTTGAGACCGCCCGCCGAACCAAGGCGCTGGCGACGGTCTGTCGCTCGTCATCGGAGAGGTCGACCCAACAGCGCCACTCGTCGTCGACTTTCAGGTCGAGATCAAGTTCGGACAAAAACTCGATTGCGCCCGAGGCATCGTTCGAGATGCCGGGAATCCGTGCATCGCTGGCGTACTCAAGCAGTTTCGGGAGGGGCCGAGTCTGTTTGCCGTACAGCGTGAGGTCTGTCATTTCCTCGATCACACCGGCCTCGATGCCCTCCTTGACGATGTCCGTATTTGCTCCGCGGAGGCCGTCGACACCGGCCTGCATATCGCCGACCGCACCGACGACTGCGAGCGCGGCCAAGTCGCGGTTGTCGACTGCGTCGTCGGAATCAGTTGCCTCCAACGCACGCGCGAGGACATAGCTAGCGCCAGCCCCAGAGAGTTCCGAGGCCCCGTTGATGTCGACCAAGAGGGGATTGAGATGGAACTCGGTGGTCGCGTCGGCGGGCTGGTGGTGATCGGCAATAACAGGGATAAAATCGCCAGCAGTCTCGTGGGCAGCGATCAGATCGAGTTGGCCGCTGCCGAAGTCAGTAAACAAAACCGTTTCGTGGTCGGTGGCGGCGATAGATTCGAGTTCCGCCTCGTCGAGTTGTTTCGAGAAAACGGTCTCGAAGGAGATTCCCGCCCGTTC
This sequence is a window from Halohasta litchfieldiae. Protein-coding genes within it:
- a CDS encoding single-stranded-DNA-specific exonuclease RecJ; the protein is MATVHPVGALADTASACAERLRAADSVLLASHIDADGLTSAAIAATALERAGISFETVFSKQLDEAELESIAATDHETVLFTDFGSGQLDLIAAHETAGDFIPVIADHHQPADATTEFHLNPLLVDINGASELSGAGASYVLARALEATDSDDAVDNRDLAALAVVGAVGDMQAGVDGLRGANTDIVKEGIEAGVIEEMTDLTLYGKQTRPLPKLLEYASDARIPGISNDASGAIEFLSELDLDLKVDDEWRCWVDLSDDERQTVASALVRRAVSSGVPSGRINDLIGTSYQLSREEPGTELRDVSEFSTLLNATARYERADVGLAVCLGDRDEALDRARHLLRNHRRNLSEGLEWVKTEGISAEDHLQWFDAGDEIRETIVGIVAGMAVGAPGVRRDLPIIAFAEKSDTEIKVSSRGSHQLIRNGLDLSEVMREASRAVGGDGGGHDVAAGATIPTGTQVEFIDHANELVGAQLGGSAD
- a CDS encoding response regulator transcription factor → MSAQTILVVEDDSSVTKLYVQFLKPEYTVFTAETAQEGIDILLGNSDADTDAAGIDAVLLDRRLPDAPGEEVLNLIEDRGFDCRVAMVTGVEPDFDIVDMGFDLYIVKPVTRSELLEAVETLFVRSEYGGLLREAASLASKRALLESEKSDGELDASEEYGTLLGRMSELDDELLDLAGSLSSDDYRVMFRDLGNA